From a single Solenopsis invicta isolate M01_SB chromosome 6, UNIL_Sinv_3.0, whole genome shotgun sequence genomic region:
- the LOC113004003 gene encoding odorant receptor 22c-like, producing MEYPEENYYKLNRFLLSACGLEPYQSKWNARLIRALITGVLMLSAIFQILCWFTIEFTTYEFIVNGVPTLLIKLGILNSLHLRIGNVDKVKILFDRISKDWALQKTHSEIKIMREHAEFSKLFTFYCTILSYIAMMGYCIWLCTPEILNVLMPMNESRPRRTPFKDEFFLDEERYVILIRSYTCFVLLTIPIIFITGFTLFMTLTQHVCGMCKLLGSRAERLFLVIEDRTECDLIQDLQIRNKNMIAFIQQHYNIIQFVDIIETYHTTLILSDLTGMMIMLSLTLIQILTISDIEGAIRSISISVASLCYLFVCCYMGQKITDESLSVYEKIYNSTWYNAVVSEQKILLMILIQRYHPLVITASKFYTMSLQNFGKILQTSLSYCMFVRQI from the exons ATGGAATATCCAGAAGAGAATTATTATAAACTGAACCGTTTTCTTCTATCGGCTTGCGGACTAGAGCCTTACCAAAGCAAGTGGAATGCTCGTTTAATAAGAGCCCTTATCACGGGCGTCCTGATGTTGTCTGCAATTTTTCAG aTCTTGTGCTGGTTTACAATTGAATTTACCACATATGAATTTATAGTGAATGGGGTGCCAAcgcttttaattaaattgggtATCCTAAACAGCTTGCATTTACGTATCGGAAATGTAGACAAA gttaaaatattattcgacCGCATATCAAAAGACTGGGCATTGCAAAAGACACATAGTGAGATCAAGATTATGCGCGAACATGCTGAGTTCTCAAAACTATTCACATTCTATTGCACGA TCTTGTCGTATATAGCCATGATGGGATATTGCATATGGTTGTGCACACCAGAAATTCTCAACGTTTTAATGCCTATGAACGAATCTCGACCGCGGAGGACACCTTTTAAAGATGAATTCTTTTTAGATGAAGAACGATACGTTATACTCATTCGTTCCTACACGTGCTTTGTACTTCTAACCATACCTATAATTTTCATTACGGGTTTCACTTTATTTATGACTCTCACACAACACGTTTGCGGAATGTGCAAGTTATTGGG GTCTCGCGCAGAACGCTTATTTCTCGTTATTGAAGACAGAACGGAATGCGATTTAATTCAggatttacaaataagaaacAAGAACATGATCGCTTTTATACAGCAGCATTACAACATTATACA ATTCGTTGATATAATTGAAACTTATCACACAACACTGATTTTATCGGATCTCACAGGAATGATGATTATGTTGAGTCTTACGTTAATCCAG atattaactATTTCTGATATCGAAGGAGCTATTAGATCTATTAGTATCTCTGTTGCATCACTATGTTATTTATTCGTATGTTGTTACATGGGACAAAAGATAACGGATGAAAGTTTGAGCGTATATGAGAAAAT ATACAATTCTACGTGGTACAATGCAGTTGTTTCAGAGCAAAAGATACTGTTAATGATACTGATACAACGCTATCACCCGTTGGTCATCACCGCcagtaaattttatacaatgtcTTTACAGAATtttggaaag ATACTTCAAACATCGCTCTCCTACTGCATGTTTGTCAgacaaatctga
- the LOC113003994 gene encoding odorant receptor 13a yields MEYPEENYYKLNRFLLSACGLEPYQSKWNARLIRAFITVIMMSSAFFQILCWFTFEITYEFIVNGMQALLLKLCIINSLHLRIGNIDKVKILFDRISKDWALQKTHSEIKIMREHAEFSKLFTFYCTILSYITMMGYCIWLCTPEILNVLMPMNESRPRKTPFKDEFFLDEERYCILIRTHTCFALLIIPILFVTGLTLFMTFTQHVCGMCKLLGSRAERLFLVVEDRTECDLIQESQIRNKNMIVFIQQHYNIIQFVDIIETYHTTLILSDLTGIMIMLSLTLIQILTISDIEGAIRSIGISVALLCYLFVCCYMGQKITDESLSIYEKMCNSTWYNAVVSEQKILLMILIRRCHPLVITASKFYTLSLQNFGKLLQTTLSYYMFIRQI; encoded by the exons ATGGAATATCCAGAAGAGAATTATTATAAACTGAACCGCTTTCTTCTATCGGCATGCGGACTAGAGCCTTACCAAAGCAAGTGGAATGCTCGTTTAATAAGAGCTTTTATTACGGTCATCATGATGTCGTCTGCATTTTTTCAG ATCTTGTGCTGGTTTACATTTGAAATCACATATGAATTTATAGTGAATGGGATGCAAGCGCTTTTACTTAAATTGTGTATCATAAACAGCTTGCATTTACGTATCGGAAATATAGACAAA gttaaaatattattcgacCGCATATCAAAAGACTGGGCATTGCAAAAGACACATAGTGAGATCAAGATTATGCGTGAACATGCTGAGTTTTCAAAACTATTCACATTCTATTGCACGA TCTTGTCGTATATAACCATGATGGGATATTGCATATGGTTGTGCACACCAGAAATTCTCAACGTTTTAATGCCCATGAACGAATCTCGTCCGCGGAAGACACCCTTTAAAGATGAATTCTTTTTAGATGAAGAACGATACTGTATACTCATTCGTACCCACACGTGCTTTGCACTTCTAATCATACCTATACTTTTCGTTACGGGTTTAACTTTGTTTATGACTTTCACACAACACGTTTGCGGAATGTGCAAGTTATTGGG GTCTCGCGCAGAACGTTTATTTCTCGTTGTTGAAGACAGAACGGAATGCGATTTAATTCAGGAGTCACAAATAAGAAACAAGAACATGATCGTTTTTATACAGCAGCATTACAACATTATACA ATTCGTTGATATAATTGAAACTTATCACACAACACTGATTTTATCGGATCTCACAGGAATAATGATTATGTTGAGTCTTACGTTAATCCAG atattaactATTTCTGATATCGAGGGAGCTATTAGATCTATTGGTATCTCTGTTGCATTACTATGTTATTTATTCGTATGTTGTTACATGGGACAAAAGATAACGGATGAAAGTTTGAGCATATATGAGAAAAT GTGCAATTCTACATGGTACAATGCAGTTGTTTCAGAGCAAAAGATACTGTTAATGATACTGATACGACGCTGTCACCCGTTGGTCATCACCGCCAGTAAATTTTATACACTGTCTTTGCAGAATtttggaaag TTACTTCAAACAACGCTCTCCTACTACATGTTTATCAgacaaatctga
- the LOC120358189 gene encoding odorant receptor 22c-like isoform X2: MEYPEENYYKLNRFLLSACGLEPYQSKWNARLIRALITVVMMLSAIFQILCWFTFEFITNEFIVNGVPALLIKLGILSNLHLRIGNVDKVKILFDRISKDWALQKTHSEIKIMREHAEFSKLFTFCCTILSYVSMVGYCIWLCTPEILNLLMPMNESRPRRTPFKDEFFLDEERYVILIRSHTCFVLLTIPLVFVMGFTLFMTLTQHVCGMCKLLGSRAERLFLVVKDRTECDLIQESQIRNENMIVFIQQHYNIIQFVDIIETYHTTLILWDLTAIMIMLSLTIIQILTISDIEGAIRSIGISCATLCQLFVCCYMGQKITDESLSVYEKIYNSTWYNAVVSEQKILLMILIRRCHPLVITASKFYTMSLQNFGKILQTSLSYCMFVRQI, translated from the exons ATGGAATATCCAGAAGAGAATTATTATAAACTGAACCGCTTTCTTCTATCGGCTTGCGGACTAGAGCCTTATCAAAGCAAGTGGAATGCTCGTTTAATAAGAGCTCTTATCACGGTCGTCATGATGTTGTCTGCAATTTTTCAG ATCTTGTGCTGGTTTACATTTGAATTTATCACAAATGAATTTATAGTGAATGGGGTGCCAGcgcttttaattaaattgggtATCCTAAGCAACTTGCATTTACGTATCGGAAATGTAGACAAA gttaaaatattattcgacCGTATATCAAAAGACTGGGCATTGCAAAAGACACATAGTGAGATCAAGATTATGCGCGAACATGCTGAGTTCTCAAAACTATTCACATTCTGTTGTACGA TCTTGTCGTATGTAAGCATGGTGGGATATTGCATATGGTTGTGCACACCAGAAATTCTCAATCTTTTAATGCCCATGAACGAATCTCGTCCGCGGAGGACACCCTTTAAAGATGAATTCTTTTTAGATGAAGAACGATACGTTATACTCATTCGTTCCCACACGTGCTTTGTACTTCTAACCATACCTCTAGTTTTCGTTATGGGTTTCACTTTATTTATGACTCTCACACAACACGTTTGCGGAATGTGCAAGTTATTGGG GTCTCGCGCAGAACGCTTATTTCTCGTTGTTAAAGACAGAACGGAATGCGATTTAATTCAGGAGTCACAAATAAGAAACGAGAACATGATCGTTTTTATACAGCAGCATTACAACATTATACA ATTCGTTGATATAATTGAAACTTATCACACAACACTGATTTTATGGGATCTAACAGCAATAATGATTATGTTGAGTCTTACGATAATCCAG atattaactATTTCTGATATCGAGGGAGCTATTAGATCTATAGGTATCTCTTGTGCAACATTATGTCAGTTATTCGTATGTTGTTACATGGGACAAAAGATAACGGATGAAAGTTTGAGCGTATATGAGAAAAT ATACAATTCTACGTGGTACAATGCAGTTGTTTCAGAGCAAAAAATACTGTTAATGATACTGATACGACGCTGTCACCCGTTGGTCATCACCGCcagtaaattttatacaatgtcTTTGCAGAATtttggaaag ATACTTCAAACATCGCTCTCCTACTGCATGTTTGTCAgacaaatctga
- the LOC120358189 gene encoding uncharacterized protein LOC120358189 isoform X1, which translates to MEYPEENYYKLNRFLLSACGLEPYQSKWNARLIRALITVVMMLSAIFQILCWFTFEFITNEFIVNGVPALLIKLGILSNLHLRIGNVDKVKILFDRISKDWALQKTHSEIKIMREHAEFSKLFTFCCTILSYVSMVGYCIWLCTPEILNLLMPMNESRPRRTPFKDEFFLDEERYVILIRSHTCFVLLTIPLVFVMGFTLFMTLTQHVCGMCKLLGSRAERLFLVVKDRTECDLIQESQIRNENMIVFIQQHYNIIQFVDIIETYHTTLILWDLTAIMIMLSLTIIQILTISDIEGAIRSIGISCATLCQLFVCCYMGQKITDESLSVYEKIYNSTWYNAVVSEQKILLMILIRRCHPLVITASKFYTMSLQNFGKVKKSTPYSLHANRKSKE; encoded by the exons ATGGAATATCCAGAAGAGAATTATTATAAACTGAACCGCTTTCTTCTATCGGCTTGCGGACTAGAGCCTTATCAAAGCAAGTGGAATGCTCGTTTAATAAGAGCTCTTATCACGGTCGTCATGATGTTGTCTGCAATTTTTCAG ATCTTGTGCTGGTTTACATTTGAATTTATCACAAATGAATTTATAGTGAATGGGGTGCCAGcgcttttaattaaattgggtATCCTAAGCAACTTGCATTTACGTATCGGAAATGTAGACAAA gttaaaatattattcgacCGTATATCAAAAGACTGGGCATTGCAAAAGACACATAGTGAGATCAAGATTATGCGCGAACATGCTGAGTTCTCAAAACTATTCACATTCTGTTGTACGA TCTTGTCGTATGTAAGCATGGTGGGATATTGCATATGGTTGTGCACACCAGAAATTCTCAATCTTTTAATGCCCATGAACGAATCTCGTCCGCGGAGGACACCCTTTAAAGATGAATTCTTTTTAGATGAAGAACGATACGTTATACTCATTCGTTCCCACACGTGCTTTGTACTTCTAACCATACCTCTAGTTTTCGTTATGGGTTTCACTTTATTTATGACTCTCACACAACACGTTTGCGGAATGTGCAAGTTATTGGG GTCTCGCGCAGAACGCTTATTTCTCGTTGTTAAAGACAGAACGGAATGCGATTTAATTCAGGAGTCACAAATAAGAAACGAGAACATGATCGTTTTTATACAGCAGCATTACAACATTATACA ATTCGTTGATATAATTGAAACTTATCACACAACACTGATTTTATGGGATCTAACAGCAATAATGATTATGTTGAGTCTTACGATAATCCAG atattaactATTTCTGATATCGAGGGAGCTATTAGATCTATAGGTATCTCTTGTGCAACATTATGTCAGTTATTCGTATGTTGTTACATGGGACAAAAGATAACGGATGAAAGTTTGAGCGTATATGAGAAAAT ATACAATTCTACGTGGTACAATGCAGTTGTTTCAGAGCAAAAAATACTGTTAATGATACTGATACGACGCTGTCACCCGTTGGTCATCACCGCcagtaaattttatacaatgtcTTTGCAGAATtttggaaaggtaaaaaaaagtacGCCGTATTCATTACACGCGAATCGTAAaagcaaagaataa
- the LOC120358189 gene encoding uncharacterized protein LOC120358189 isoform X3 gives MEYPEENYYKLNRFLLSACGLEPYQSKWNARLIRALITVVMMLSAIFQILCWFTFEFITNEFIVNGVPALLIKLGILSNLHLRIGNVDKVKILFDRISKDWALQKTHSEIKIMREHAEFSKLFTFCCTILSYVSMVGYCIWLCTPEILNLLMPMNESRPRRTPFKDEFFLDEERYVILIRSHTCFVLLTIPLVFVMGFTLFMTLTQHVCGMCKLLGSRAERLFLVVKDRTECDLIQESQIRNENMIVFIQQHYNIIQFVDIIETYHTTLILWDLTAIMIMLSLTIIQILTISDIEGAIRSIGISCATLCQLFVCCYMGQKITDESLSVYEKIKKGSEREISNI, from the exons ATGGAATATCCAGAAGAGAATTATTATAAACTGAACCGCTTTCTTCTATCGGCTTGCGGACTAGAGCCTTATCAAAGCAAGTGGAATGCTCGTTTAATAAGAGCTCTTATCACGGTCGTCATGATGTTGTCTGCAATTTTTCAG ATCTTGTGCTGGTTTACATTTGAATTTATCACAAATGAATTTATAGTGAATGGGGTGCCAGcgcttttaattaaattgggtATCCTAAGCAACTTGCATTTACGTATCGGAAATGTAGACAAA gttaaaatattattcgacCGTATATCAAAAGACTGGGCATTGCAAAAGACACATAGTGAGATCAAGATTATGCGCGAACATGCTGAGTTCTCAAAACTATTCACATTCTGTTGTACGA TCTTGTCGTATGTAAGCATGGTGGGATATTGCATATGGTTGTGCACACCAGAAATTCTCAATCTTTTAATGCCCATGAACGAATCTCGTCCGCGGAGGACACCCTTTAAAGATGAATTCTTTTTAGATGAAGAACGATACGTTATACTCATTCGTTCCCACACGTGCTTTGTACTTCTAACCATACCTCTAGTTTTCGTTATGGGTTTCACTTTATTTATGACTCTCACACAACACGTTTGCGGAATGTGCAAGTTATTGGG GTCTCGCGCAGAACGCTTATTTCTCGTTGTTAAAGACAGAACGGAATGCGATTTAATTCAGGAGTCACAAATAAGAAACGAGAACATGATCGTTTTTATACAGCAGCATTACAACATTATACA ATTCGTTGATATAATTGAAACTTATCACACAACACTGATTTTATGGGATCTAACAGCAATAATGATTATGTTGAGTCTTACGATAATCCAG atattaactATTTCTGATATCGAGGGAGCTATTAGATCTATAGGTATCTCTTGTGCAACATTATGTCAGTTATTCGTATGTTGTTACATGGGACAAAAGATAACGGATGAAAGTTTGAGCGTATATGAGAAAAT aaaaaaagggagcgagagagagataagtaatatttaa
- the LOC120358119 gene encoding uncharacterized protein LOC120358119 codes for MRSNTLGKIYTHFSYQIDTEKKYWRNVLKRVVATVRALVTASSSLRGYIEKFGSSSSGNFIMCLELISEFDPFLAEHIAKYGNPGQGHTSYLSSTTYEQFVKLMAEEVTKQIIKELKSAKYFSIVVDSSPDISHTDQLAVIVRYVLENGHPVERFLCFVPNAGHKSIELFDAVVIVLVAFDIDIANCRGQSYDNARICLVNMPDYKLELMKVLQTLYTLPVQVIP; via the coding sequence atgagaTCAAAcactcttggaaaaatttatacacatttttcgTATCAAATAGACACAGAGAAAAAGTACTGGCGCAACGTTTTAAAACGGGTTGTAGCCACTGTCCGTGCCTTGGTAACTGCAAGTTCATCTTTAAGAGGTTATATCGAGAAGTTTGGTTCGTCAAGCAGTGGTAACTTTATAATGTGTCTTGAACTTATTTCTGAATTCGATCCTTTTTTGGCAGAGCATATAGCTAAGTACGGTAATCCAGGTCAAGGCCACACTTCGTATTTATCTTCTACTACATATGAACAGTTCGTTAAGTTAATGGCTGAAGAAGTAacgaaacaaataattaaagaattaaagagtgcCAAGTATTTTTCTATTGTAGTAGATTCAAGTCCAGACATATCTCATACCGATCAACTTGCAGTGATTGTGAGATATGTTTTGGAAAATGGACATCCTGTAGAAAGGTTTTTGTGTTTTGTTCCGAATGCTGGTCATAAATCGATCGAACTTTTTGATGCTGTTGTCATTGTGCTTGTGGCTTTTGATATTGATATTGCAAATTGTAGAGGTCAATCATATGATAATGCCAGGATATGTCTGGTAAATATGCCGGATTACAAGCTAGAATTAATGAAAGTTCTCCAAACGCTGTATACTCTCCCTGTTCAGGTCATTCCCTGA